The genomic window TCGAGCACCTTGGCGACGACCACAGAGGGCTCCACGCCCGCATTGGCCACGATGGCGCGCAAGGGCGCCTCGAGCGCGCGCAGCGCAATGCGAATGCCCGCGTCCTGGTCGGCGTTGGCGCCCTTGAGCTCGGTGATGGCCGCACGTGCGCGCAGCAGCGCCACGCCGCCACCAGGCACGATGCCTTCCTCGACGGCCGCGCGCGTGGCGTGCAGCGCATCGTCGACGCGGTCCTTCTTCTCTTTCATCTCGACCTCGGTTGCAGCGCCCACGCGAATCACCGCCACGCCGCCCGCGAGCTTGGCCACGCGCTCCTGCAGCTTCTCGCGGTCGTAGTCGCTGGTTGCCTGCTCGATCTGCGCCTGGATCGACTTGACGCGCGCATCGATGAGCGCCTGGTCGCCCGCGCCGTCGATGATGATGGTGTTCTCCTTCTGCACTTCGACGCGCTTGGCACGGCCCAGGTCTTCGAGCGTTGCCTTGTCGAGCTGCTTGCCGGTTTCTTCGGAGATGACCGTCGCGCCCGTGAGCACTGCAATGTCCTCGAGCATCGCCTTGCGGCGGTCGCCGAAGCCCGGCGCCTTGACGGCCGCCACCTTCAGCACGCCGCGCATGGAGTTGACCACCAGCGTGGCGAGCGCTTCGCCTTCGACCTCTTCGGCCACGATCAGGAGCGGCTTGCCGGCTTTCGCGGCGGCTTCGAGTACGGGCAGCAGTTCGCGGATGTTCGAGATTTTCTTGTCGTGCAGCAGCACCAGCGGATCATCGAGATGCGCCACCTGCTTCTCGGGGTCGTTGATGAAGTAGGGGCTCAGGTAGCCGCGGTCGAACTGCATGCCCTCCACCACGTCGAGCTCGTTCTCGAGCGACTTGCCGTCTTCCACCGTGATCACGCCTTCCTTGCCGACCTTCTCCATCGCGTCGGCAATGATCTTGCCGATGGCTTCGTCCGAGTTGGCCGACAGCGCCGCCACCTGCGCGATCTCCTTGCCCGTGGAGATGGGCTTGGACAGCTTGCGCAGCTCTTCGAGCACCGCGGTGGCGGCCTTGTCGATGCCGCGCTTCAGGTCCATCGGGTTCATGCCCGAGGCCACATGCTTCATGCCTTCCTGCACGATGGCTTGTGCGAGCACGGTGGCGGTGGTGGTGCCGTCGCCCGCCACGTCGGCCGTCTTGGAGGCGACCTGCTTCACGATCTGCGCGCCCATGTTCTCGAACTTGTCGGCAAGCTCGATCTCCTTGGCCACCGACACGCCGTCCTTGGTGATGGTGGGCGCGCCGAAGCTGCGTTCGAGCAGCACGTTGCGGCCCTTGGGACCGAGCGTGACCTTCACCGCATCGGCAAGGATGTTGACGCCCGCGACGATGCGCTGGCGGGCGTTGTCATGGAACCTGACGTCCTTGGCACTCATTTTTTAATCACTCCTTTCACAACGGGTTTCTGGACATCATCAGGCGACGCGCTTCAGGCCGCCGCGTTCGCCGGTGTCGACAACCGCGAGCACGTCGTCCTCGCGCATCACCAGCAGTTCCTCGTCTTCGACCTTGACCGTCTGCCCCGCGTACTTGGCAAAGAGCACCTGGTCGCCCGCCTTCAGGTGCAAGGGGCGCAGGGTGCCGTCCGCAAGCAGCTTCCCTTGGCCCACCGAGAGCACCTCGCCCTGTTCGGGCTTCTCCGCGGCC from Variovorax paradoxus includes these protein-coding regions:
- the groL gene encoding chaperonin GroEL (60 kDa chaperone family; promotes refolding of misfolded polypeptides especially under stressful conditions; forms two stacked rings of heptamers to form a barrel-shaped 14mer; ends can be capped by GroES; misfolded proteins enter the barrel where they are refolded when GroES binds), whose amino-acid sequence is MSAKDVRFHDNARQRIVAGVNILADAVKVTLGPKGRNVLLERSFGAPTITKDGVSVAKEIELADKFENMGAQIVKQVASKTADVAGDGTTTATVLAQAIVQEGMKHVASGMNPMDLKRGIDKAATAVLEELRKLSKPISTGKEIAQVAALSANSDEAIGKIIADAMEKVGKEGVITVEDGKSLENELDVVEGMQFDRGYLSPYFINDPEKQVAHLDDPLVLLHDKKISNIRELLPVLEAAAKAGKPLLIVAEEVEGEALATLVVNSMRGVLKVAAVKAPGFGDRRKAMLEDIAVLTGATVISEETGKQLDKATLEDLGRAKRVEVQKENTIIIDGAGDQALIDARVKSIQAQIEQATSDYDREKLQERVAKLAGGVAVIRVGAATEVEMKEKKDRVDDALHATRAAVEEGIVPGGGVALLRARAAITELKGANADQDAGIRIALRALEAPLRAIVANAGVEPSVVVAKVLEGKGNYGYDASTGEYGDLVQIGVVDPTKVTRTALQNAASIAGLILTTDATVAELPKPAEKAPAMPAGGMDY
- a CDS encoding co-chaperone GroES translates to MKLHPLYDRVIVKRIEQQRKTASGIVIPDSAAEKPEQGEVLSVGQGKLLADGTLRPLHLKAGDQVLFAKYAGQTVKVEDEELLVMREDDVLAVVDTGERGGLKRVA